In Aegilops tauschii subsp. strangulata cultivar AL8/78 chromosome 3, Aet v6.0, whole genome shotgun sequence, one genomic interval encodes:
- the LOC120976250 gene encoding probable ubiquitin-like-specific protease 2A isoform X2 yields MYITGKHKSKVLKWVKAKKIFTRRYVFIPIVYWGHWSLLVLCNFGDTNYLGTPKGPRMLLLDSLRTTQPKRLPLVINSFITDILKTEEREDIGQFTNQVHLEFPEVPRQSGSDCGIYVLYFIYCFLKIKKLGEDLSQLGALFDPEVLQNLEDIRRAILLYQEKHDVTITE; encoded by the exons ATGTACATCACTGGGAAACATAAATCAAAAGTCCTTAAATGGGTAAAAGCTAAGAAAATATTCACAAGACGATATGTATTTATCCCTATTGTTTATTG GGGACATTGGAGCCTCCTTGTGTTGTGTAATTTTGGTGACACAAACTACTTGGGTACTCCAAAGGGGCCACGCATGCTACTGTTGGATTCACTTAGAACAACACAACCAAAGAGGTTGCCGTTGGTCATCAACAG CTTCATTACTGATATTTTAAAAACAGAAGAGCGGGAAGACATAGGGCAGTTCACAAATCAAGTCCATCTTGAGTTTCCTGAG GTTCCCCGGCAAAGTGGAAGTGATTGTGGTATATATGTTCTTTACTTTATATACTGTTTCCTCAAAATCAAGAAACTGGGAGAAGATTTGAGCCAGCTG GGTGCCTTGTTCGACCCAGAGGTACTACAGAACCTGGAGGACATCCGCAGGGCTATTCTTTTATACCAAGA GAAACATGATGTCACTATTACAGAGTAG
- the LOC120976250 gene encoding probable ubiquitin-like-specific protease 2A isoform X1, translated as MYITGKHKSKVLKWVKAKKIFTRRYVFIPIVYWGHWSLLVLCNFGDTNYLGTPKGPRMLLLDSLRTTQPKRLPLVINSFITDILKTEEREDIGQFTNQVHLEFPEVPRQSGSDCGIYVLYFIYCFLKIKKLGEDLSQLGALFDPEVLQNLEDIRRAILLYQDRKHDVTITE; from the exons ATGTACATCACTGGGAAACATAAATCAAAAGTCCTTAAATGGGTAAAAGCTAAGAAAATATTCACAAGACGATATGTATTTATCCCTATTGTTTATTG GGGACATTGGAGCCTCCTTGTGTTGTGTAATTTTGGTGACACAAACTACTTGGGTACTCCAAAGGGGCCACGCATGCTACTGTTGGATTCACTTAGAACAACACAACCAAAGAGGTTGCCGTTGGTCATCAACAG CTTCATTACTGATATTTTAAAAACAGAAGAGCGGGAAGACATAGGGCAGTTCACAAATCAAGTCCATCTTGAGTTTCCTGAG GTTCCCCGGCAAAGTGGAAGTGATTGTGGTATATATGTTCTTTACTTTATATACTGTTTCCTCAAAATCAAGAAACTGGGAGAAGATTTGAGCCAGCTG GGTGCCTTGTTCGACCCAGAGGTACTACAGAACCTGGAGGACATCCGCAGGGCTATTCTTTTATACCAAGA CAGGAAACATGATGTCACTATTACAGAGTAG
- the LOC109751812 gene encoding DNA repair protein recA homolog 2, mitochondrial, protein MGVLSSPPALLRRAAALASGAGRRYSTPCVPSHLRHLPLQGGRSDAYFRFWSQGCFMSTTADMQLDYESDPPLDDAKSLEKVSTLNGAVSQLASDFDRDSNLCLERFSRTRRASVISTGSLKLDLALGIGGLPKGRMVEIFGKESSGKTTLALHVIKEAQKNGGYCAYIDAENAFNTSFAEEVGVDIDKLLIAQPDSAENSLSIVNTLVGGSIDVVVVDSVAALIPKCELEGEIYMKFKDAQSRLMTRALRKIQYTLSRSETLIIFVNQVRTKRSSDPSSGLYKEVTCGGNALGFYSAIRMRTSRRKLQYSKDEATGISIAVQIIKNKLVPAALKEAGLNIGFGKGICHESEILEMASTHGVIVKEGSGYWINGDFLPGKEEAEKFLLENDAVADDICSTMRSQLFET, encoded by the exons ATGGGCGTcctctcctcgccgccggcgctcctccgacgagccgccgccctcgcctcCGGCGCGGGCCGCCGTTACTCCACGCCGTGCGTGCCCTCTCACCTCCGCCACCTACCCCTTCAG GGTGGGAGAAGCGATGCATATTTTCGCTTCTGGTCGCAAGGCTGTTTCATGTCAACCACAG CTGATATGCAGTTAGACTATGAAAGCGACCCCCCACTGGATGATGCGAAATCTCTTGAGAAAGTGTCGACACTGAATGGTGCTGTCTCTCAGCTTGCAAGTGATTTCGATAGAGATTCTAATCTGTGCTTGGAGCGCTTCTCCCGGACAAGGCGTGCATCTGTCATTTCGACTGGTTCTCTTAAGCTTGATCTCGCTCTTGGCATTGGAGGTTTACCAAAG GGTAGAATGGTTGAAATATTTGGGAAAGAGTCATCTGGGAAGACAACACTTGCACTTCATGTTATAAAGGAAGCCCAAAAGAATGGAG GCTATTGTGCTTATATTGATGCAGAAAATGCTTTCAACACTTCATTTGCAGAAGAAGTTGGTGTGGACATTGACAAACTCCTAATAGCTCAACCTGATTCTGCTGAAAATTCTTTAAGCATAGTGAACACTCTTGTTGGTGGATCCATTGATGTTGTTGTTGTGGATAGT GTGGCAGCACTGATTCCCAAATGTGAACTTGAAGGTGAAATATACATGAAATTTAAAGACGCACAATCCCGTTTAATGACTCGGGCACTTCGAAAAATTCAATACACATTAAGTCGCTCTGAAACACTTATTATTTTTGTGAATCAG GTTAGAACAAAGCGGAGCTCAGATCCATCTTCTGGGCTCTACAAGGAGGTGACCTGTGGTGGCAACGCGTTAGGGTTCTATTCAGCAATCAGAATGAGGACTTCGAGAAGGAAATTGCAGTATAGCAAAGACGAG GCCACTGGCATTAGCATAGCAGTGCAGATCATCAAGAACAAATTAGTACCAGCAGCCCTGAAAGAAGCTGGGCTCAACATTGGGTTTGGTAAGGGAATCTGCCATGAATCAGAGATTCTGGAGATGGCTTCTACGCATGGAGTTATCGTGAAGGAAGGATCTGGGTATTGGATCAACGGCGACTTCCTGCCTGGCAAGGAGGAAGCCGAGAAGTTCCTACTTGAGAACGATGCTGTGGCAGATGACATCTGCAGTACCATGAGAAGCCAACTCTTTGAAACGTGA
- the LOC141020761 gene encoding uncharacterized protein, which yields MDHTETLPDDALAAILGRRRDLAACRRVRRAWLAVMDGRRLLPRRHHLPDSVEGIFANYCDYHRPHFLGRPSTRHRRVDYGNLHFLPGYTEDHNMIVGHCNGYNFYCGSMRAFCVVNPATRRWVRLPATFDQEFCAPYLAFDPTMSPHYKVFLIQPKDLGLFDVSSRWRYGVYCHGALHVPLYHGTFVTRFSLPSGKYKVIRTPIDVMEGKVGRHYLGRSEDDVYFAEIRDRIRIWTLSESTDQLSWVLKNIIDLTPLASISSLDPKGICRPWMLDDDQGAFELRIRNSMSQGNDA from the exons ATGGACCACACGGAGACGCTGCCGGACGATGCGCTGGCCGCCATCCTCGGCCGCCGGCGGGACCTGGCGGCGTGTCGCCGCGTGCGCAGGGCGTGGCTAGCCGTCATGGACGGGCGGCGGCTGCTGCCCCGGAGGCACCACCTGCCCGACTCGGTGGAGGGCATCTTCGCCAACTACTGCGACTACCACCGCCCGCACTTCCTCGGACGCCCCTCCACGCGGCACCGCCGCGTCGACTATGGCAACCTCCACTTCCTGCCCGGCTACACCGAGGACCATAACATGATCGTGGGCCACTGCAACGGCTACAACTTCTACTGTGGCAGCATGAGGGCCTTCTGCGTGGTTAACCCCGCCACCCGACGGTGGGTGCGCCTCCCGGCCACATTCGACCAAGAGTTTTGCGCCCCGTATCTCGCATTCGATCCTACCATGTCGCCACACTATAAGGTATTCCTGATACAACCCAAGGATTTGGGGTTGTTCGACGTAAGCTCAAG ATGGCGCTACGGCGTGTATTGTCATGGAGCATTACACGTGCCGCTCTATCATGGTACATTTGTCACCAG GTTTTCATTGCCTAGTGGAAAATATAAAGTAATAAGAACTCCAATAGATGTTATGGAAGGCAAAGTTGGGCGGCATTATCTCGGGAGATCGGAGGATGATGTGTACTTTGCAGAGATCCGTGATCGAATTCGGATTTGGACCCTGAGTGAATCAACCGATCAGCTAAGCTGGGTGTTGAAGAATATCATTGACCTCACGCCGTTggcaagtatatcttcactcgaCCCGAAAGGAATTTGCAGGCCTTGGATGTTAGATGACGATCAG